A genomic segment from Malaclemys terrapin pileata isolate rMalTer1 chromosome 1, rMalTer1.hap1, whole genome shotgun sequence encodes:
- the MAB21L1 gene encoding putative nucleotidyltransferase MAB21L1 has translation MIAAQAKLVYHLNKYYNEKCQARKAAIAKTIREVCKVVSDVLKEVEVQEPRFISSLNEMDNRYEGLEVISPTEFEVVLYLNQMGVFNFVDDGSLPGCAVLKLSDGRKRSMSLWVEFITASGYLSARKIRSRFQTLVAQAVDKCSYRDVVKMVADTSEVKLRIRDRYVVQITPAFKCTGIWPRSAAHWPLPHIPWPGPNRVAEVKAEGFNLLSKECHSLAGKQSSAESDAWVLQFAEAENRLQMGGCRKKCLSILKTLRDRHLELPGQPLNNYHMKTLVSYECEKHPRESDWDESCLGDRLNGILLQLISCLQCRRCPHYFLPNLDLFQGKPHSALENAAKQTWRLAREILTNPKSLEKL, from the coding sequence ATGATCGCGGCCCAGGCCAAGCTGGTGTATCATCTGAATAAATACTACAACGAGAAATGCCAAGCCAGGAAAGCCGCCATCGCCAAAACTATCCGAGAAGTCTGCAAAGTGGTTTCGGACGTACTAAAGGAAGTGGAGGTGCAGGAGCCCCGTTTCATCAGCTCTTTGAACGAGATGGACAACCGCTATGAGGGCTTGGAGGTCATTTCTCCCACAGAGTTTGAGGTGGTCCTTTATCTGAACCAAATGGGAGTTTTCAACTTTGTGGACGACGGCTCTTTGCCGGGCTGCGCCGTGTTAAAGTTAAGCGATGGGCGCAAGAGGAGCATGTCCCTTTGGGTGGAGTTCATCACGGCATCCGGTTACCTTTCTGCTCGCAAAATCCGGTCCAGATTTCAGACTCTGGTGGCCCAAGCCGTGGATAAATGCAGTTACAGAGATGTGGTAAAGATGGTGGCTGACACGAGTGAAGTGAAACTGAGAATCAGAGATAGATATGTCGTGCAGATCACTCCGGCTTTTAAATGCACAGGGATCTGGCCAAGGAGTGCTGCCCACTGGCCACTTCCCCACATCCCCTGGCCGGGACCCAACAGGGTAGCAGAGGTCAAAGCTGAAGGATTCAACCTTTTATCCAAGGAGTGTCACTCTCTAGCAGGCAAGCAGAGTTCAGCCGAGAGCGATGCCTGGGTGTTGCAGTTCGCAGAAGCGGAGAACAGACTGCAGATGGGCGGCTGCAGAAAGAAATGCCTCTCTATCCTCAAAACCTTACGGGATCGTCATCTGGAACTGCCGGGACAACCCCTGAATAATTATCACATGAAGACTCTGGTTTCATACGAGTGTGAAAAGCATCCCCGTGAATCGGACTGGGACGAGTCTTGCCTGGGCGACCGGCTCAACGGGATTTTACTGCAACTCATCTCCTGCCTTCAGTGCAGGAGGTGCCCACATTACTTCTTGCCCAACTTAGACCTGTTTCAGGGAAAACCTCATTCAGCCCTGGAAAATGCAGCCAAACAAACTTGGCGACTGGCTAGGGAAATACTCACCAACCCGAAAAGTTTGGAAAAACTTTAG